The Polaribacter sp. Q13 sequence ACTATTATGACGTATGGAGCCGGAGAAAGTAGCATTGCAGAAAGAATTGAAGAATTCGAAAATAATTTACCTTCTTATATTAAGTTGGCATATTTACCCTCATTTGGTAAAGTAAGGCTGCGTTTATCCGCCAAAGGCGAGGACAAAGAAATTTTAGAAACTGAGATAAATGAGAAAGTAGCTGAAATTTACCAATTACTACCAGAAATTATTACGGGTTTAGATGATGATAGTTCTTTAGAAAAAAGAATAGGGGAGTTGTTACAAAAGAAAAATAAAACTATTTCTACCGCAGAAAGCTTAACAGGTGGACAAATTTCTGCAAATTTAGTTTCTGTACCAGGTGCTTCTACTTATTATAAAGGTGGTTTTGTAACTTATTCTGCCGAAACAAAAATTAATTTATTAGGTGTTTCTGCAGAAACCATCAAAAAATATAGTGTAGTTAGTAAAGAAGTCGCTTTAGAAATGGCTAAAGGAGTTAAGGCTAAATTACAAACAAATTATGCAATTGCAGTAACTGGTAATGCGGGGCCAACAACAGATCTTACAGATAAAAGTGTAGGGATAGTTTACATTGCTGTTATTTCTGATGATAAAGAAATTGTAGAAGAATTTAATTTTGGCCAACCAAGAGAAAAGGTAATTAATAGAACGGTTAGTAAAGCGTTAGAAATAGTGTACAAAGAGTTAGTATTATAAATCTTTTAAGTCTTCTAATGTTTGGAAGGAAATAACATAAAATGAAAGATAAAGAAATTATAGAAACTTCTAATAGTCTTTTAGAAGTAGGTAGTTTGTTAATGGAGTCTGGAGCAAGTACCCATAGAATTAGGTTGACTATAGAACGTTTAGGAGCTGGTTTAGGGTATAGTTGCGAAACATTAATAACCCATAAAACGGTATTTTTATTACTAAGAAATAACACAACAGACGAACTTTATAATAGTTTTAAAAAAACACCTCCGCACAGTGTAAATTTTACTCTAGTATCAGAAATAAGTAAATTAAGTTGGAAAGTTGTAGAAGGTAAATTATTATTAAAACAATTACAAAATGAGATTGTTAGAATAAAAAACATTCCTCGTTACTCATTTATATCGGTTTTAATCTTTGTAAGTTTTGCAGATGCAGGGTTCTGTAGATTATTTGGAGGGATGTATTTAGATATGCTTATTGCTTTTGTAGCTACATTTTTTGGTTTTATTGTAAGGCATTATTCGGCAAAAATAAAATTTAATGTTTATTTAAGTATTGCTTTTGCTGCATTAACAGCCAGTTTAATTGCTGGTGGAAGTACTTTTTTAAATGATAGTAGCACAAATCATTTGGCTTTTGCTACCTCTGTTTTATTTCTAATTCCTGGCGTACCTTTAATCAATTCATTTTCTGATTTAATGGATGGTTATACCATGAACGGAATTGTTAGAGGTACTCATGCCATGCTAATTGCACTATTTATTTCATTAGGCATGTTTGTTGCCATGTTAATTTATAATTTTTAAAGATGAAAATTTTCCACTTTTTAGAAATGGCAGTTTGGTTGGCTGTTGCTTCTGTAGGTTTTGCTAAATTATTTAATGTACCTAAAAAAGCATTAATTATGGCAGCTGTGTTAGCAGCTATTGGCGGTACTTGTAAGTTAATTTTAATTCACTTTGGGGTACATATAACGCTAGCATCATTAGTAGGGGCTATTGTTGTTGGGTTTTTAAGTATTCCAGCGGCACATAAACAACATGTGCCACCTCTAATTTTATCTATTCCGGCAGTTATACCTATGATTCCAGGGGCTTTTGCGTATGAGGCTATGTTAGGTTTTTTTAAGCTTACAACAGAGTTAGATGCAAAAACATATCAAATTATATTAAATCATACTATAAATGATGGCTTAAAAGCTATTTTTATTATTTTTTCTCTAACGGCAGGCGTTTCTTTTCCCATGTTAATTAGCCGTAAAGAGTCTGCAAAAAACATACATTTTTAAGCAATTGAAATTATTTGATAAATAATAGTAAAATAGTTTTGTTCAGAATTAGAATTATCTGTATATTTGCACCTCGTTTAGAGATAACACTATAAATACTGTCGAAAAGATGTCTAGAGTTTGTGAATTAACAGGTAAAAAAGCAATGGTTGGGAACAATGTATCTCACGCTTTAAATAGAACTAAGAGAAAGTTTGACGCTAATCTAATGACCAAGCGTTTTTATATCCCAGAAGAAGATAAATGGATAACATTAAAAGTATCTGCTTCTGCATTAAAAAATATTAACAAGAAAGGAATTTCTACAGTTATAAAAGAAGCGAGAGCTAACGGATTTTTAACTAAATAAGCTTAAGCGATTTAAAATTTTATACAGATGGCAAAAAAAGGAAACAGAGTTCAGGTAATTTTAGAATGCACAGAGCATAAAGCTTCTGGTAAAGCAGGTACTTCTAGATACATTACAACAAAGAACAAAAAGAACACTCCAGATAGAATGGAAATTAAAAAATTCAATCCTATCTTAAAGAAAATGACTGTTCACAAAGAAATTAAATAATTAAACTATCTAGAACTCAGAATAGAGCACATAGATTTAAAAAACTTAGACAATGGCAAAAAAAACAGTAGCATCGTTACAAACATCTTCAAAAAGATTAAGTAAAGCTATCAAAATGGTAAAATCTCCAAAATCTGGAGCGTATACTTTCGTAGAAGCAATTATGGATCCATCAAAAGTAGATGCATTTTTAGCAAAAAAGTAATATTTACTATATAAAATATATAAAACTACTTTCTAATTTAGAAAGTAGTTTTTTTTGCGTCTTATAATTCCGTATTTTTGGGCGTTACCTAAAAAGGTCGCGCTTTACATTGTATCTTTTCTTATGCTGTTATAGTTAAGATAATTTTGTGTTTTAATGAAAACCTTTTACTAATAAGTAAATAAGTTGCTTTTTAAGAGAAAAGGATGCCATTTCAATCGCTAACGCAAGCTTATTTAGTGACAATTTGACCAAACCCAATAAATGGCACGTTTTTTAACGTATTGCTATTATAGTATAAAAGATAAAAATGAGTTTTTTTAAAAAAATATTTTCAAAAGAAAAAAAAGAAACCTTAGACAAGGGGTTAGAAAAGTCTAAAGAAAGTTTCTTTGGTAAATTAACAAAAGCAGTTGCGGGTAAATCTAAAGTAGATGACGCGGTTTTAGATAACTTAGAAGAAATTTTAGTAGCTTCAGATGTTGGTGTAGATACAACTCTTAAGGTTATTGAAAGAATAGAAGCTAGAGTTGCCAAAGACAAATATGTTGGTACAGATGA is a genomic window containing:
- a CDS encoding threonine/serine exporter family protein is translated as MKIFHFLEMAVWLAVASVGFAKLFNVPKKALIMAAVLAAIGGTCKLILIHFGVHITLASLVGAIVVGFLSIPAAHKQHVPPLILSIPAVIPMIPGAFAYEAMLGFFKLTTELDAKTYQIILNHTINDGLKAIFIIFSLTAGVSFPMLISRKESAKNIHF
- a CDS encoding competence/damage-inducible protein A; this translates as MQAEIITIGDEILIGQIVDTNSQFIGQQLNKIGVSVYQITSIQDDEQHILNALKEAQDRVDIVIITGGLGPTKDDITKKAIAKFFNDNKFIEYPEVIAHIKGLFQKINHPFKEIQRYQAQLPSKATLLMNNFGTAPGMWFYENKTVFVSLPGVPYEMKGLITHKVLPKIQKQFKLPFIIHKTIMTYGAGESSIAERIEEFENNLPSYIKLAYLPSFGKVRLRLSAKGEDKEILETEINEKVAEIYQLLPEIITGLDDDSSLEKRIGELLQKKNKTISTAESLTGGQISANLVSVPGASTYYKGGFVTYSAETKINLLGVSAETIKKYSVVSKEVALEMAKGVKAKLQTNYAIAVTGNAGPTTDLTDKSVGIVYIAVISDDKEIVEEFNFGQPREKVINRTVSKALEIVYKELVL
- the rpmB gene encoding 50S ribosomal protein L28; amino-acid sequence: MSRVCELTGKKAMVGNNVSHALNRTKRKFDANLMTKRFYIPEEDKWITLKVSASALKNINKKGISTVIKEARANGFLTK
- the rpmG gene encoding 50S ribosomal protein L33, whose product is MAKKGNRVQVILECTEHKASGKAGTSRYITTKNKKNTPDRMEIKKFNPILKKMTVHKEIK
- a CDS encoding DUF4295 domain-containing protein produces the protein MAKKTVASLQTSSKRLSKAIKMVKSPKSGAYTFVEAIMDPSKVDAFLAKK
- a CDS encoding threonine/serine exporter ThrE family protein produces the protein MKDKEIIETSNSLLEVGSLLMESGASTHRIRLTIERLGAGLGYSCETLITHKTVFLLLRNNTTDELYNSFKKTPPHSVNFTLVSEISKLSWKVVEGKLLLKQLQNEIVRIKNIPRYSFISVLIFVSFADAGFCRLFGGMYLDMLIAFVATFFGFIVRHYSAKIKFNVYLSIAFAALTASLIAGGSTFLNDSSTNHLAFATSVLFLIPGVPLINSFSDLMDGYTMNGIVRGTHAMLIALFISLGMFVAMLIYNF